Proteins encoded by one window of Misgurnus anguillicaudatus chromosome 4, ASM2758022v2, whole genome shotgun sequence:
- the mrtfab gene encoding myocardin related transcription factor Ab isoform X1: MRVEEQLSPGSMASAVGSASLPSPQSEAVTSELQELTLQSVPNLPPLRDRKNVLQLKLQQRRTREELVSQGIMPPLKSPAAFHEQRRSLERARTEDYLKRKIRSRPERSELVRMHILEETSAEPSLQAKQLKLKRARLADDLNDKISHRPGPIELIHKNILPVHTLIGTESPKGESSSLDEDSSDALSPDPLGGQDSPLSIGPQHSPSDMLNMNGDLSPTQFLTHAPPPAFGASDSSPSQNPANESTITNCARPPTGQTRSKSSTDRASQRPKKAKDNKPKVKKLKYHQYIPPDQKNEREPPPQLDSSYAKILHQQQLFLQLQIINQQQQHYNYHTILPAPPKLPTDKPLPSTNPGPSPSQTVSTCSTVSSNQNGPNRQSQSTVDGAKPSNLPANLDEFKVAELKQELKLRGLTVSGTKNDLIERLKNYQEKNNAAAALKTGLAQSHQVSVQSSGQAKDVKMSVFPVTPTTKVHSTPQIMRFNSTSSSPPVSPTPSDRSLAGLSPDEASCNGDVFGEMVSSPLTQLSLHPSPDHPSPVKEESLGQMQSCCSFSRSGLLPQEPALSLDKDQMLQEKDKQIEELTRMLRQKQRLVETLRSQLEQGKRGAAAETVNNVVNAEISSLPNGVEVKVKEEVKEEMDTSEDLQEQVQSQKKLQTPCSQQTLFKLQQIHRLQQQQQQQLQQQVLVDLPNIQQQKTQLLQKQQMQTDPQKLQLEQGKTRVLQQQQQKSQLLQQQKTQLQLQQQKMVLLQQQKTQLQQQQKTQLLQQQQKTELQQQKTTTLLQQQQQQQKLQQLVIQQSQKKQLQANQKQQPKSQNQPQQQLQTPQVSQVFVNQQSGTQITTSFPLDLLKAHTTPTLVTDSNGNRYLIALTSNGVDSLTVKSPQSKSNGRITLQRLQSSPTKLPSQSSTNVASSANQSQAVREPVTKVQKVGLHLETTAVQESSQPVSAPPSFEPFFSEESNTLSKPASPSPFTEEVCPTFDRHTLFTPSSPKPNPQRFKENVSNNHQIDDLFEILIKSGEISSGFKASQDPSLSDLHNSPPTPSPPSSPLHLSQPAHHPDPTHSQQLPDTQARPCSATGRLEDFLESTTGTPLLGVEPDGPLTLIDDLHNQMLSTSSILDHSPSPMDTSDLSFSPHTTSLDFEDPTLDGMDWLDIPLGGGGSICNSGGGGGGMVLAPLSSHTPPSVFSADFLDSSDLQLHWDSCL; this comes from the exons TTCTTCAGCTCAAACTACAACAGAGAAGAACAAGAGAGGAGCTGGTCAGCCAAGGAATCATGCCCC CGCTGAAGAGTCCAGCTGCTTTCCACGAACAGAGGAGAAGTCTGGAGAGAGCACGC ACGGAGGATTACCTGAAGAGGAAGATTAGGAGTCGGCCAGAGAGGTCAGAACTGGTGAGGATGCACATACTAGAAG AGACTTCAGCCGAGCCCTCGCTGCAGGCCAAGCAACTCAAGCTGAAGAGAGCTCGTCTGGCTGATGACCTCAACGATAAGATCTCCCACCGCCCTGGTCCCATCGAGCTCATCCACAAGAACATCCTCCCAGTGCACACGCTTATTG GTACAGAGTCTCCAAAGGGTGAGAGCTCCTCATTGGACGAGGACAGTAGTGATGCTCTGTCTCCGGATCCACTGGGTGGTCAGGATTCACCGCTGAGCATTGGCCCTCAACACTCCCCCTCTGATATGCTGAATATGAATGGAGACCTCTCACCCACTCAG TTCCTCACTCATGCCCCACCTCCTGCATTTGGTGCATCCGACTCCTCTCCTTCACAGAATCCAGCTAATGAAAGTACTATAACAAACTGTGCTCGCCCACCTACAGGACAGACAAGG TCCAAGTCCAGCACAGATCGGGCTTCACAGCGGCCCAAGAAAGCCAAAGATAACAAGCCCAAAGTGAAGAAACTCAAATATCACCAATACATCCCTCCCGACCAGAAGAACGAGCGCGAGCCTCCTCCTCAGCTGGACTCCTCGTATGCCAAGATCCTTCACCAGCAGCAGCTCTTTCTTCAGCTCCAGATCATTAACCAGCAACAACAGCACTACAACTACCACACCATCTTACCGGCTCCACCCAA ACTCCCTACTGATAAGCCGCTACCATCCACCAATCCTGGCCCCTCCCCTTCCCAGACTGTTTCCACCTGTTCCACAGTCTCATCCAATCAGAATGGGCCTAATCGCCAGAGCCAGTCCACAGTGGACGGAGCCAAGCCCAGCAATTTGCCCGCCAACCTGGATGAATTCAAA GTTGCCGAACTTAAACAAGAGCTCAAATTGAGAGGGTTGACAGTATCAGGCACTAAAAATGATCTCATCGAACGACTGAAAAACTACCAGGAGAAGAACAACGCAGCAGCGGCTTTAAAAACTGGGCTGGCTCAGTCACATCAAGTCTCGGTTCAGTCATCCGGTCAAGCAAAAGATGTCAAAATGTCTGTCTTTCCTGTAACGCCCACTACCAAGGTCCACTCCACGCCTCAAATTATGCGCTTTAACAGCACTAGCTCCTCCCCTCCTGTCTCTCCCACCCCCTCTGACCGCTCCCTGGCTGGATTAAGCCCAGATGAGGCCAGCTGCAATGGAGATGTGTTTGGAGAAATG GTCAGCTCACCCCTCACCCAGCTTAGTCTGCACCCCTCTCCAGACCATCCCTCTCCAGTTAAAGAGGAGTCTCTTGGGCAGATGCAGTCCTGCTGCAGCTTTTCCCGCTCTGGTCTATTGCCTCAAGAACCAGCGTTATCTCTAGACAAAGATCAAATGCTTCAGGAGAAAGACAAGCAGATAGAGGAGTTGACACGGATGCTCAGACAGAAGCAGAGACTGGTGGAGACGCTCCGTTCCCAGTTAGAGCAGGGTAAGCGCGGAGCAGCCGCAGAGACTGTAAACAACGTGGTTAATGCTGAAATATCTTCCCTTCCCAATGGTGTGGAAGTGAAAGTGAAGGAAGAGGTCAAGGAGGAAATGGACACATCTGAAGACCTGCAAGAGCAGGTCCAGTCTCAGAAGAAGTTGCAAACACCGTGTTCACAGCAGACACTTTTCAAGTTGCAACAGATTCATCGGttacagcagcagcagcaacaacaacTGCAGCAGCAAGTGCTGGTGGACCTACCAAACATACAGCAACAGAAAACGCAGTTATTGCAAAAACAGCAAATGCAAACGGACCCACAGAAACTGCAGCTGGAGCAAGGAAAGACACGGGTACTGCAGCAACAGCAGCAAAAGTCACAGTTGTTGCAGCAGCAGAAAACACAGTTACAGCTTCAGCAGCAGAAAATGGTGTTACTTCAACAGCAGAAGACACAGTTACAGCAACAGCAAAAGACGCAGCTGCTGCAACAGCAGCAAAAGACTGAGTTACAGCAGCAGAAGACAACAACGTTACTGCAgcaacagcaacaacaacaaaagttGCAGCAGCTCGTCATCCAGCAGAGCCAGAAAAAGCAACTACAAGCCAATCAGAAGCAGCAGCCGAAGTCACAAAATCAACCACAGCAGCAGTTACAGACACCACAG GTTTCGCAAGTGTTCGTCAACCAGCAGTCTGGTACTCAGATCACCACATCTTTCCCACTAGATCTTCTGAAGGCTCACACCACACCCACTTTGGTCACTGACAGCAATGGCAACCGCTATCTGATTGCTCTCACCAGTAACGGTGTGGACAGCTTGACCGTAAAATCTCCTCAGAGCAAATCAAACGGTCGCATTACTCTACAG aGATTACAGTCTTCTCCTACCAAGCTCCCCAGTCAATCATCTACTAATGTCGCCAGTTCTGCCAACCAGTCACAAGCTGTCAGAGAGCCCGTCACCAAA GTTCAGAAAGTGGGGCTTCACCTGGAGACCACAGCTGTTCAGGAGTCCAGCCAGCCGGTATCTGCTCCACCGAGCTTTGAGCCGTTCTTCAGCGAGGAATCAAACACACTGAGCAAACCTGCCTCACCTTCTCCATTTACG GAGGAGGTTTGCCCAACCTTTGATCGCCACACTTTGTTCACCCCTTCCTCCCCAAAGCCAAATCCTCAGCGTTTCAAA GAGAACGTCTCCAACAACCACCAAATAGATGACCTGTTTGAAATCCTGATCAAGAGTGGAG AAATCTCATCCGGATTTAAAGCCAGTCAAGACCCCTCCCTGTCAGACCTCCATAACAGCCCACCCACTCCCTCCCCACCTTCTTCTCCACTCCACCTTTCGCAGCCCGCACATCACCCCGACCCCACCCATTCCCAGCAGCTCCCGGACACACAGGCCAGGCCTTGCTCCGCAACCGGACGCCTTGAGGATTTCCTAGAGAGCACCACAGGGACTCCTCTTCTCGGCGTGGAGCCGGACGGCCCGTTGACTTTGATCGATGATCTCCACAACCAAATGCTGAGCACTTCCAGTATTCTGGACCACTCCCCATCTCCAATGGACACCAGTGACCTGAGCTTCTCGCCCCACACAACCAGCCTGGACTTTGAAGACCCCACCCTTGATGGCATGGATTGGCTGGACATACCCTTGGGAGGAGGGGGCAGTATTTGTAAcagtggtggtggtggtggtggtatgGTCCTAGCTCCTCTGAGTTCACACACCCCACCCAGTGTGTTCTCCGCTGACTTTTTGGACAGCTCGGATCTGCAGCTCCACTGGGACTCCTGTTTGTAG
- the mrtfab gene encoding myocardin related transcription factor Ab isoform X4: protein MAIHSVLQLKLQQRRTREELVSQGIMPPLKSPAAFHEQRRSLERARTEDYLKRKIRSRPERSELVRMHILEETSAEPSLQAKQLKLKRARLADDLNDKISHRPGPIELIHKNILPVHTLIGTESPKGESSSLDEDSSDALSPDPLGGQDSPLSIGPQHSPSDMLNMNGDLSPTQFLTHAPPPAFGASDSSPSQNPANESTITNCARPPTGQTRSKSSTDRASQRPKKAKDNKPKVKKLKYHQYIPPDQKNEREPPPQLDSSYAKILHQQQLFLQLQIINQQQQHYNYHTILPAPPKLPTDKPLPSTNPGPSPSQTVSTCSTVSSNQNGPNRQSQSTVDGAKPSNLPANLDEFKVAELKQELKLRGLTVSGTKNDLIERLKNYQEKNNAAAALKTGLAQSHQVSVQSSGQAKDVKMSVFPVTPTTKVHSTPQIMRFNSTSSSPPVSPTPSDRSLAGLSPDEASCNGDVFGEMVSSPLTQLSLHPSPDHPSPVKEESLGQMQSCCSFSRSGLLPQEPALSLDKDQMLQEKDKQIEELTRMLRQKQRLVETLRSQLEQGKRGAAAETVNNVVNAEISSLPNGVEVKVKEEVKEEMDTSEDLQEQVQSQKKLQTPCSQQTLFKLQQIHRLQQQQQQQLQQQVLVDLPNIQQQKTQLLQKQQMQTDPQKLQLEQGKTRVLQQQQQKSQLLQQQKTQLQLQQQKMVLLQQQKTQLQQQQKTQLLQQQQKTELQQQKTTTLLQQQQQQQKLQQLVIQQSQKKQLQANQKQQPKSQNQPQQQLQTPQVSQVFVNQQSGTQITTSFPLDLLKAHTTPTLVTDSNGNRYLIALTSNGVDSLTVKSPQSKSNGRITLQRLQSSPTKLPSQSSTNVASSANQSQAVREPVTKVQKVGLHLETTAVQESSQPVSAPPSFEPFFSEESNTLSKPASPSPFTEEVCPTFDRHTLFTPSSPKPNPQRFKENVSNNHQIDDLFEILIKSGEISSGFKASQDPSLSDLHNSPPTPSPPSSPLHLSQPAHHPDPTHSQQLPDTQARPCSATGRLEDFLESTTGTPLLGVEPDGPLTLIDDLHNQMLSTSSILDHSPSPMDTSDLSFSPHTTSLDFEDPTLDGMDWLDIPLGGGGSICNSGGGGGGMVLAPLSSHTPPSVFSADFLDSSDLQLHWDSCL from the exons TTCTTCAGCTCAAACTACAACAGAGAAGAACAAGAGAGGAGCTGGTCAGCCAAGGAATCATGCCCC CGCTGAAGAGTCCAGCTGCTTTCCACGAACAGAGGAGAAGTCTGGAGAGAGCACGC ACGGAGGATTACCTGAAGAGGAAGATTAGGAGTCGGCCAGAGAGGTCAGAACTGGTGAGGATGCACATACTAGAAG AGACTTCAGCCGAGCCCTCGCTGCAGGCCAAGCAACTCAAGCTGAAGAGAGCTCGTCTGGCTGATGACCTCAACGATAAGATCTCCCACCGCCCTGGTCCCATCGAGCTCATCCACAAGAACATCCTCCCAGTGCACACGCTTATTG GTACAGAGTCTCCAAAGGGTGAGAGCTCCTCATTGGACGAGGACAGTAGTGATGCTCTGTCTCCGGATCCACTGGGTGGTCAGGATTCACCGCTGAGCATTGGCCCTCAACACTCCCCCTCTGATATGCTGAATATGAATGGAGACCTCTCACCCACTCAG TTCCTCACTCATGCCCCACCTCCTGCATTTGGTGCATCCGACTCCTCTCCTTCACAGAATCCAGCTAATGAAAGTACTATAACAAACTGTGCTCGCCCACCTACAGGACAGACAAGG TCCAAGTCCAGCACAGATCGGGCTTCACAGCGGCCCAAGAAAGCCAAAGATAACAAGCCCAAAGTGAAGAAACTCAAATATCACCAATACATCCCTCCCGACCAGAAGAACGAGCGCGAGCCTCCTCCTCAGCTGGACTCCTCGTATGCCAAGATCCTTCACCAGCAGCAGCTCTTTCTTCAGCTCCAGATCATTAACCAGCAACAACAGCACTACAACTACCACACCATCTTACCGGCTCCACCCAA ACTCCCTACTGATAAGCCGCTACCATCCACCAATCCTGGCCCCTCCCCTTCCCAGACTGTTTCCACCTGTTCCACAGTCTCATCCAATCAGAATGGGCCTAATCGCCAGAGCCAGTCCACAGTGGACGGAGCCAAGCCCAGCAATTTGCCCGCCAACCTGGATGAATTCAAA GTTGCCGAACTTAAACAAGAGCTCAAATTGAGAGGGTTGACAGTATCAGGCACTAAAAATGATCTCATCGAACGACTGAAAAACTACCAGGAGAAGAACAACGCAGCAGCGGCTTTAAAAACTGGGCTGGCTCAGTCACATCAAGTCTCGGTTCAGTCATCCGGTCAAGCAAAAGATGTCAAAATGTCTGTCTTTCCTGTAACGCCCACTACCAAGGTCCACTCCACGCCTCAAATTATGCGCTTTAACAGCACTAGCTCCTCCCCTCCTGTCTCTCCCACCCCCTCTGACCGCTCCCTGGCTGGATTAAGCCCAGATGAGGCCAGCTGCAATGGAGATGTGTTTGGAGAAATG GTCAGCTCACCCCTCACCCAGCTTAGTCTGCACCCCTCTCCAGACCATCCCTCTCCAGTTAAAGAGGAGTCTCTTGGGCAGATGCAGTCCTGCTGCAGCTTTTCCCGCTCTGGTCTATTGCCTCAAGAACCAGCGTTATCTCTAGACAAAGATCAAATGCTTCAGGAGAAAGACAAGCAGATAGAGGAGTTGACACGGATGCTCAGACAGAAGCAGAGACTGGTGGAGACGCTCCGTTCCCAGTTAGAGCAGGGTAAGCGCGGAGCAGCCGCAGAGACTGTAAACAACGTGGTTAATGCTGAAATATCTTCCCTTCCCAATGGTGTGGAAGTGAAAGTGAAGGAAGAGGTCAAGGAGGAAATGGACACATCTGAAGACCTGCAAGAGCAGGTCCAGTCTCAGAAGAAGTTGCAAACACCGTGTTCACAGCAGACACTTTTCAAGTTGCAACAGATTCATCGGttacagcagcagcagcaacaacaacTGCAGCAGCAAGTGCTGGTGGACCTACCAAACATACAGCAACAGAAAACGCAGTTATTGCAAAAACAGCAAATGCAAACGGACCCACAGAAACTGCAGCTGGAGCAAGGAAAGACACGGGTACTGCAGCAACAGCAGCAAAAGTCACAGTTGTTGCAGCAGCAGAAAACACAGTTACAGCTTCAGCAGCAGAAAATGGTGTTACTTCAACAGCAGAAGACACAGTTACAGCAACAGCAAAAGACGCAGCTGCTGCAACAGCAGCAAAAGACTGAGTTACAGCAGCAGAAGACAACAACGTTACTGCAgcaacagcaacaacaacaaaagttGCAGCAGCTCGTCATCCAGCAGAGCCAGAAAAAGCAACTACAAGCCAATCAGAAGCAGCAGCCGAAGTCACAAAATCAACCACAGCAGCAGTTACAGACACCACAG GTTTCGCAAGTGTTCGTCAACCAGCAGTCTGGTACTCAGATCACCACATCTTTCCCACTAGATCTTCTGAAGGCTCACACCACACCCACTTTGGTCACTGACAGCAATGGCAACCGCTATCTGATTGCTCTCACCAGTAACGGTGTGGACAGCTTGACCGTAAAATCTCCTCAGAGCAAATCAAACGGTCGCATTACTCTACAG aGATTACAGTCTTCTCCTACCAAGCTCCCCAGTCAATCATCTACTAATGTCGCCAGTTCTGCCAACCAGTCACAAGCTGTCAGAGAGCCCGTCACCAAA GTTCAGAAAGTGGGGCTTCACCTGGAGACCACAGCTGTTCAGGAGTCCAGCCAGCCGGTATCTGCTCCACCGAGCTTTGAGCCGTTCTTCAGCGAGGAATCAAACACACTGAGCAAACCTGCCTCACCTTCTCCATTTACG GAGGAGGTTTGCCCAACCTTTGATCGCCACACTTTGTTCACCCCTTCCTCCCCAAAGCCAAATCCTCAGCGTTTCAAA GAGAACGTCTCCAACAACCACCAAATAGATGACCTGTTTGAAATCCTGATCAAGAGTGGAG AAATCTCATCCGGATTTAAAGCCAGTCAAGACCCCTCCCTGTCAGACCTCCATAACAGCCCACCCACTCCCTCCCCACCTTCTTCTCCACTCCACCTTTCGCAGCCCGCACATCACCCCGACCCCACCCATTCCCAGCAGCTCCCGGACACACAGGCCAGGCCTTGCTCCGCAACCGGACGCCTTGAGGATTTCCTAGAGAGCACCACAGGGACTCCTCTTCTCGGCGTGGAGCCGGACGGCCCGTTGACTTTGATCGATGATCTCCACAACCAAATGCTGAGCACTTCCAGTATTCTGGACCACTCCCCATCTCCAATGGACACCAGTGACCTGAGCTTCTCGCCCCACACAACCAGCCTGGACTTTGAAGACCCCACCCTTGATGGCATGGATTGGCTGGACATACCCTTGGGAGGAGGGGGCAGTATTTGTAAcagtggtggtggtggtggtggtatgGTCCTAGCTCCTCTGAGTTCACACACCCCACCCAGTGTGTTCTCCGCTGACTTTTTGGACAGCTCGGATCTGCAGCTCCACTGGGACTCCTGTTTGTAG